One part of the Sporosarcina ureae genome encodes these proteins:
- a CDS encoding thiol-disulfide oxidoreductase DCC family protein gives MKRNRIILFDGECNFCDASVQFIIKRDPYKHFSFASLQDDVGRKLRKDYQIPDNVDSLVLIENGKAYTKSGAALRIAKKLDGLWHLAFLFIVIPPAIRDIAYDYIATNRYKWFGKKELSCMLPSPEERQRFIS, from the coding sequence ATGAAACGAAATAGAATTATACTATTTGACGGTGAATGTAACTTTTGTGACGCGAGCGTGCAATTTATTATTAAACGTGACCCGTACAAACATTTTTCATTCGCTTCTTTACAAGACGATGTAGGTAGAAAACTTCGCAAAGACTATCAAATTCCTGATAACGTAGATAGCTTAGTATTGATTGAAAATGGTAAAGCTTATACAAAATCAGGCGCAGCTTTACGTATTGCGAAAAAATTGGATGGACTTTGGCACTTAGCATTTCTATTCATCGTCATTCCACCCGCAATTCGCGACATTGCCTACGACTATATTGCAACAAACCGATATAAATGGTTCGGCAAAAAGGAATTATCCTGCATGTTGCCTTCACCTGAAGAACGTCAACGTTTTATCTCGTAA
- a CDS encoding Ger(x)C family spore germination protein, with translation MKKTALFATLCLTLLLAGCWDMREPERMLYVNGLGVDYVDNQFHIYIQIIDFANTPKSEQPVSDIPQAEVGFAKADTFDDALAQLYHSVDQQVFWGHASYIVVSEKVLEHGKLNAVIDRITRYLETRYQIWLYATKDPVQDVLLVRPVINKALTLSKLGDPDNSYEQESFVYPTNIRELIIGLDEPGHEAAIPLINVKDNWESSKESVAAPVLSGIASISRHHFKGFITGSSARGLQWMTKKTKRGRISFKTESDDHVSIIVDKVKPTITPINKNGVKFNVEVDIEASLSTKEGSISIKEIKKRLEEEISKQILETYKEAMEKNIDIYRFSEHLYRKDLKTWKKYEQDGGIELTEESISKLNVRVTKLNSDRKSFQETIK, from the coding sequence ATGAAAAAAACTGCGTTGTTCGCAACACTTTGTCTGACGTTATTACTGGCGGGTTGCTGGGATATGAGAGAACCCGAGCGAATGTTGTATGTCAACGGCTTGGGTGTTGATTATGTAGACAATCAATTTCACATATATATACAGATCATCGACTTTGCCAATACACCAAAATCTGAACAACCCGTGAGTGACATCCCTCAGGCCGAAGTAGGATTTGCAAAGGCCGATACATTTGATGATGCCCTTGCCCAGCTGTACCACTCCGTTGACCAGCAGGTATTTTGGGGACATGCTTCTTACATTGTTGTATCGGAAAAGGTGTTGGAGCATGGAAAATTAAATGCAGTCATTGACAGAATTACACGGTATCTAGAGACGCGCTATCAAATTTGGTTATATGCCACAAAAGATCCGGTGCAGGACGTGTTGCTGGTCCGCCCTGTTATTAACAAAGCACTTACCTTATCAAAACTGGGTGATCCAGACAATTCCTACGAACAAGAATCGTTTGTCTATCCTACGAATATACGCGAGCTGATTATCGGTTTGGACGAGCCGGGACACGAAGCGGCAATCCCTCTTATCAACGTAAAGGATAATTGGGAGTCTTCAAAAGAGTCCGTTGCAGCACCTGTTTTATCAGGCATAGCGTCCATTTCACGCCACCATTTCAAAGGATTTATTACGGGTTCTAGCGCAAGAGGATTGCAGTGGATGACGAAGAAAACTAAACGTGGTCGAATTTCTTTCAAGACAGAGAGCGATGATCATGTATCCATAATAGTCGATAAAGTAAAACCGACCATTACACCTATCAATAAAAACGGCGTGAAATTTAATGTGGAAGTAGATATCGAAGCATCATTAAGTACAAAGGAAGGTTCTATTTCGATAAAAGAAATCAAAAAAAGATTGGAGGAAGAGATATCTAAACAAATTTTAGAGACATACAAAGAGGCTATGGAAAAAAACATTGATATCTATCGATTTTCCGAACATTTATACAGAAAAGACTTGAAGACGTGGAAGAAATATGAGCAAGACGGAGGAATTGAACTAACAGAGGAATCGATCAGTAAGTTGAACGTACGGGTCACCAAGCTTAATTCAGACCGAAAGAGTTTTCAAGAAACGATCAAATAG
- a CDS encoding GerAB/ArcD/ProY family transporter translates to MNQKGSISVLHVVFLSMTVIGLKNHVTIIPSLLEDARRDGWISVIIAFLAIFPFVFLFIYIHKKSERKHLAKWLTDNVGKVPSAVIRYMVAIFLLILSTFTMVEMLEWIAATFLPKTPLFLLLLTFSVLCVLLAMANLQSIVTVNAIVLFGVVVLGFFVAFTNLQVKDYNMLKPFLEHGVQPVLKSAVYPASGFIELSLLLFIQHRVKNPFRWYHFAVMMLILLGLTIGPLVGAITEFGPEEATKQLYPAYEEWGLVSIGRFFEHLDFLSIYQWLTGAFIRIGLLLFIAIDLLGMTNDKKRISQIILPALFFMSVSLLLVSDHVFLKIKGDYVLTGTFVFLFLLTLFLVFAAKRSGRKSRKQPN, encoded by the coding sequence ATGAATCAAAAAGGCTCTATCAGCGTTTTGCATGTGGTGTTTTTATCCATGACGGTTATTGGACTAAAAAATCATGTGACCATCATTCCTTCATTGTTGGAGGATGCACGTAGAGATGGATGGATATCAGTCATAATTGCGTTTCTTGCTATCTTTCCCTTTGTCTTTCTTTTTATCTATATCCATAAAAAGTCCGAACGAAAACATTTGGCGAAGTGGCTCACTGATAATGTTGGCAAGGTGCCATCAGCCGTCATCCGATACATGGTAGCGATATTTCTGCTGATTTTGTCTACTTTTACAATGGTCGAGATGTTGGAGTGGATTGCCGCCACTTTTTTACCGAAAACTCCCCTGTTTTTATTATTGCTGACATTTAGCGTCTTATGCGTTCTGCTTGCGATGGCTAATTTACAATCCATCGTCACCGTCAATGCAATTGTGTTATTTGGTGTAGTCGTTCTGGGATTTTTCGTAGCGTTTACCAACTTGCAAGTGAAAGATTACAACATGTTAAAACCTTTTTTAGAACACGGCGTACAACCTGTCCTCAAATCCGCCGTCTATCCTGCTTCGGGATTTATAGAACTTTCGTTACTTCTCTTCATTCAGCATCGCGTGAAAAATCCGTTTCGCTGGTACCATTTTGCGGTCATGATGCTCATCTTGCTCGGGCTGACGATAGGCCCCCTCGTTGGCGCTATTACAGAGTTCGGACCGGAAGAAGCTACGAAGCAACTTTATCCTGCTTATGAGGAATGGGGACTTGTCTCGATTGGTCGTTTTTTTGAACACTTAGACTTCCTTTCCATTTATCAATGGCTAACAGGCGCTTTTATTCGTATCGGTTTGCTACTCTTCATTGCAATTGATCTGTTAGGAATGACCAATGATAAGAAGAGGATTTCACAGATCATCTTACCGGCCCTCTTCTTTATGAGCGTGTCTTTACTTTTAGTGAGTGACCATGTATTTCTTAAAATCAAAGGTGATTATGTTTTAACCGGCACATTTGTATTCTTGTTTCTTCTAACACTCTTTCTCGTCTTCGCTGCAAAACGCTCAGGAAGGAAATCAAGAAAACAGCCGAACTAA
- a CDS encoding DUF3238 domain-containing protein, which translates to MEKLFEIQQMDHSLDNISFTWSDIGGYYRVYKNDRQVYEGTAPKFSDGELDPSHPFQYTVERVAEGRVQDVIVIQTSALTEVQEDEHPLQRLVITTIAASSQIALSWEWIKDVEKFDIYRNGQYLETITDNRFIDREISPSEAVVYSVSATCPLIDSNQKMNVSKSIASKVYEVIMPPNPNNKPTEEVYTFSVRVKQRDQLLTPIADRKKVNEVKQWKFRYATFLKEDIIKNPNLFSPIPYFTGDDRDFNPEGKSFRTRVDIEGEFIGGDSTLQFTKATGPSIGMNYMKRYKRHDHASVDGIEIERLEGKSTEVLFAINHDVGNPLTASPPIHYEVKAHLDQQGNLDLVGYHNDAPHHEVYLALDDEDWRSLHRTESEGLAYLTGVLGDNYWRYMTCN; encoded by the coding sequence ATGGAGAAATTATTCGAAATTCAACAAATGGACCATTCATTGGATAATATATCGTTTACGTGGAGTGACATAGGTGGTTATTACCGTGTCTATAAAAATGACCGACAAGTATATGAAGGAACAGCTCCGAAGTTTTCGGATGGGGAGTTGGATCCGTCACATCCTTTCCAATACACGGTGGAACGAGTAGCGGAAGGACGGGTTCAAGATGTAATTGTTATCCAGACATCTGCCCTGACTGAAGTACAGGAAGATGAACATCCTTTGCAACGATTAGTCATCACAACGATTGCCGCTTCATCACAAATTGCTCTGTCATGGGAGTGGATCAAAGATGTGGAGAAGTTCGATATTTACCGCAACGGTCAATATCTCGAAACAATTACGGATAATCGTTTTATTGATCGTGAGATAAGTCCTTCGGAAGCAGTAGTATATAGCGTCTCGGCAACGTGTCCGTTGATTGACAGCAATCAGAAAATGAATGTCAGTAAATCGATCGCATCCAAAGTGTATGAAGTGATTATGCCTCCGAATCCGAATAATAAACCAACAGAAGAAGTCTATACTTTTTCTGTACGTGTAAAGCAACGGGATCAATTGCTTACACCGATTGCTGACAGAAAAAAAGTAAATGAAGTGAAGCAATGGAAGTTCCGCTATGCAACGTTTTTAAAAGAAGATATCATAAAAAACCCGAATCTCTTTTCACCAATTCCATATTTCACAGGTGATGATCGAGATTTCAACCCAGAAGGAAAAAGCTTCCGTACCCGTGTGGACATAGAAGGAGAGTTTATCGGAGGCGATAGCACACTGCAATTTACGAAAGCCACTGGACCTTCAATTGGCATGAATTATATGAAACGATATAAGCGCCATGACCATGCGTCTGTAGACGGTATAGAAATTGAGCGATTAGAAGGGAAATCGACTGAAGTTCTTTTTGCAATCAACCATGACGTAGGTAATCCACTAACCGCTTCACCACCTATTCATTATGAAGTGAAAGCGCATTTAGACCAGCAAGGAAACCTAGACCTAGTTGGCTATCATAACGATGCGCCACATCATGAAGTATATTTAGCGCTTGATGACGAGGACTGGCGCTCGTTGCACCGTACTGAAAGTGAAGGCTTAGCGTATTTGACAGGTGTGCTGGGAGATAATTATTGGCGTTACATGACATGTAATTAA
- the metH gene encoding methionine synthase has protein sequence MQRHPIEEQLDKRILIIDGAMGTMLQAEDFSTEDFGGEEYDGCNEYMSVLRPDVLEKIHDEYLEAGADIICTNTFGGTPLVLNEFSLGHRANEINAKSVEIAKKSAAKFSTPEWPRFVAGAIGPTTKTLSVTGGITFDELSHDFYVQAKALIEAGSDLILMETSQDMLNVKAGTIGIKKAFEELGREIPIMISGTIEPMGTTLAGQSIESFYISIEHVHPLSVGLNCATGPEFMTDHLRSLSELATSYVTCYPNAGLPDAEGHYHESPESLSKKLAGFAEKGWLNMVGGCCGTTPDHIRAIREAVKDLKPRQIAEPHGHAVSGIEPLLYDETMRPLLIGERTNVIGSRKFKQLIVEEKFEEASEIARAQVKRGAHVLDICLANPDRDELHDMTRFMQEVVKKVKVPLVIDSTDENVIAEALKFSQGKAIINSINLEDGEERFDAVLPLVKKYGAAVVVGTIDEIGMAVTRERKLEVALRSYDLLVNKWQIPPEDIIFDPLVFPVGTGDEQYIGSAVETIEGIRLIKEKLPRTLTTLGVSNVSFGLPSVGREVLNAVYLYHCTQAGLDYAIINTEKLERYASIPEAEVKLADDLLFSTTDDTLAAFADFYRGKKKEKTEDDLPKTVAERLSYYIVEGTKEGLIPDLDAALKTYDEPLDIINGPLMTGMAEVGRLFNDNQLIVAEVLQSAGVMKASVSYLEQFMEKKEDDSGKGKIILATVKGDVHDIGKNLVEIILSNNGFKVIDIGIKVTPAALIEVIRKEKPDIVGLSGLLVKSAQQMVLTAQDFKAAGIDTPIMVGGAALTRRFTETKIASEYDGPVIFAKDAMQGLDLANRLQSEGKEELLEELVQSIEKREANDAIKASRGAVAVAVKPRPVKTVRTDVPVFVPTDLRRRVVKDYSVAHLHPYVNMRTLIGHHLGLRGNVDKMLERKDERAVQLHDMVTEFLKSDKMKASGVYQFFPAQADGDDVIIYDPEDSKTEIERFTFPRQEKEPFLCLADYLKTVESGEMDYVAFMQVTAGKGVRDYANKLKAEGKFLESHAFQSTALELAEGFAERIHQEIRDQWGFPDPTDFTMLERFAAKYQGQRFSFGYPACPNLEDQAKLFRLIRPEEHGVILTEEFMMEPEASVSAMVFAHPDARYFNA, from the coding sequence CGAATCCTGATCATTGACGGTGCGATGGGGACGATGCTACAAGCGGAAGATTTCTCGACAGAGGACTTCGGCGGAGAAGAATACGATGGATGTAACGAATACATGAGTGTGTTACGCCCTGATGTTTTAGAAAAGATTCACGATGAGTACTTAGAAGCTGGCGCTGATATCATTTGCACGAATACGTTTGGTGGTACACCCCTTGTGTTGAATGAATTTTCACTAGGTCACCGCGCAAATGAAATTAATGCAAAGTCAGTTGAAATTGCAAAAAAGAGTGCGGCGAAGTTCTCCACACCGGAATGGCCACGTTTTGTCGCAGGTGCAATCGGACCAACGACAAAGACACTTTCCGTTACAGGTGGGATTACGTTCGATGAACTATCTCATGATTTCTACGTTCAAGCAAAGGCACTTATCGAAGCAGGCAGTGACTTGATTCTGATGGAAACGAGTCAGGATATGCTGAACGTAAAGGCTGGTACGATTGGCATTAAAAAGGCGTTTGAAGAACTTGGACGCGAAATACCCATTATGATTTCAGGTACAATCGAGCCTATGGGTACAACTCTCGCAGGCCAAAGCATCGAATCCTTCTATATTTCCATTGAACACGTTCACCCTCTTTCGGTCGGGTTGAACTGCGCAACGGGTCCTGAATTCATGACAGATCACTTGCGTTCATTATCAGAGTTAGCGACAAGCTACGTTACGTGCTATCCAAATGCTGGATTGCCGGACGCGGAAGGACATTACCACGAATCACCTGAGTCCCTATCAAAAAAGCTTGCAGGCTTTGCCGAAAAGGGCTGGCTAAATATGGTTGGCGGTTGCTGCGGTACGACGCCTGACCACATTCGTGCAATTAGAGAAGCAGTAAAAGACTTAAAGCCTCGCCAAATAGCGGAACCTCACGGCCATGCAGTTTCAGGTATCGAACCATTACTATATGACGAAACTATGCGCCCTCTATTGATTGGTGAACGAACGAACGTGATCGGTTCGCGTAAATTCAAGCAGCTGATCGTAGAAGAGAAATTTGAAGAGGCTTCTGAAATCGCACGTGCACAAGTAAAACGTGGAGCACACGTATTGGATATTTGTCTTGCGAATCCCGACCGTGATGAGTTGCATGATATGACTCGCTTCATGCAAGAAGTAGTGAAGAAAGTTAAAGTCCCTCTAGTCATTGACTCGACAGATGAAAATGTTATTGCGGAAGCGCTGAAATTCTCACAAGGTAAGGCGATCATCAACTCCATTAACCTAGAAGATGGTGAAGAACGCTTTGACGCGGTACTTCCTTTAGTTAAAAAGTATGGAGCAGCTGTCGTAGTTGGAACGATTGATGAAATTGGAATGGCTGTAACGAGAGAGCGCAAACTTGAAGTCGCGTTACGTTCATATGATTTACTCGTCAATAAATGGCAGATTCCGCCCGAAGATATCATTTTCGATCCACTCGTCTTCCCTGTCGGCACAGGCGATGAGCAATACATTGGCTCTGCAGTAGAAACGATTGAAGGAATTCGATTAATCAAAGAAAAGCTCCCACGTACTCTAACAACTTTAGGTGTCAGTAACGTATCATTCGGACTACCGTCTGTTGGTCGTGAAGTATTAAATGCCGTGTACTTGTATCACTGTACACAAGCAGGTCTTGATTACGCGATTATAAACACAGAAAAACTTGAACGTTATGCTTCGATTCCAGAGGCTGAAGTAAAGCTGGCGGATGATCTACTGTTTTCCACAACGGATGACACACTGGCAGCATTCGCGGACTTTTATCGTGGTAAGAAAAAAGAAAAAACAGAAGATGATCTACCGAAAACTGTAGCTGAACGTCTTTCATACTATATAGTCGAAGGAACAAAAGAAGGTTTAATTCCTGACTTGGATGCCGCTTTAAAAACATATGACGAACCGCTTGATATCATCAATGGTCCACTCATGACAGGGATGGCTGAAGTTGGCCGTCTATTCAATGATAATCAGCTGATCGTAGCAGAAGTTCTACAAAGTGCTGGAGTCATGAAAGCTTCGGTTTCCTATCTTGAGCAGTTCATGGAGAAAAAAGAAGACGATTCGGGGAAAGGTAAAATTATCTTAGCTACAGTTAAAGGCGACGTACATGATATCGGGAAAAACTTAGTAGAAATCATATTAAGTAATAATGGATTTAAAGTAATCGATATCGGCATCAAAGTAACTCCTGCCGCATTGATTGAAGTAATCCGTAAAGAAAAGCCAGATATTGTAGGTCTGTCAGGATTACTCGTTAAGTCTGCACAACAAATGGTCTTGACTGCACAAGACTTCAAGGCCGCGGGTATTGATACGCCTATTATGGTTGGCGGAGCAGCGTTGACAAGACGCTTCACCGAAACTAAAATCGCTTCTGAATACGACGGTCCAGTAATTTTTGCCAAGGATGCGATGCAGGGGCTTGATTTAGCAAACCGTCTACAAAGTGAAGGCAAAGAAGAATTACTCGAAGAATTAGTGCAAAGTATCGAAAAACGTGAAGCCAATGACGCGATTAAAGCAAGTCGCGGAGCTGTGGCAGTTGCGGTCAAGCCGCGTCCAGTGAAAACGGTGCGCACCGATGTTCCAGTATTCGTACCGACAGATTTGCGCAGACGTGTCGTGAAAGATTATTCTGTCGCACACTTACATCCTTATGTAAATATGCGCACACTGATCGGTCACCACTTAGGCCTGCGTGGAAATGTCGATAAAATGCTTGAACGAAAAGATGAACGTGCAGTACAACTTCACGACATGGTCACCGAGTTCTTGAAGTCCGATAAAATGAAAGCTTCCGGCGTTTATCAATTCTTCCCTGCCCAAGCAGATGGCGATGACGTAATCATTTACGATCCGGAAGATTCAAAAACTGAAATTGAACGCTTCACGTTCCCGCGTCAAGAAAAAGAACCATTCCTATGCTTGGCCGACTACTTGAAAACAGTAGAAAGCGGCGAGATGGACTACGTCGCTTTCATGCAAGTAACTGCCGGCAAAGGCGTTCGTGATTATGCAAACAAATTGAAAGCGGAAGGAAAGTTCCTAGAAAGCCACGCATTCCAGTCAACTGCTCTGGAACTCGCGGAAGGATTCGCTGAACGGATTCACCAAGAAATCCGTGACCAGTGGGGATTCCCTGACCCAACTGACTTCACTATGCTCGAACGTTTCGCAGCCAAATACCAAGGCCAGCGATTCTCATTCGGCTATCCAGCCTGTCCGAACCTAGAAGACCAAGCCAAACTCTTCCGCCTCATCAGACCGGAAGAGCACGGAGTTATTCTGACCGAAGAATTCATGATGGAACCAGAAGCATCCGTATCCGCAATGGTCTTCGCACACCCCGACGCGAGATACTTTAATGCATAA
- the adh gene encoding aldehyde dehydrogenase, giving the protein MVQASENLVYANPNTEGSKVQFKERYENFIGGKWTAPVKGQYFDNSTPVTGKVFTQVARSTEEDIELALDAAHAAKDAWGKTSVTERSNILLKIADRIEENLEMLAVAETWDNGKAVRETLNADLPLAVDHFRYFASAIRAQEGGVSQIDNDTVAYHFHEPLGVVGQIIPWNFPILMAVWKLAPALAAGNCVVLKPAEQTPASILVLVELIEDLLPAGVLNVVNGFGLEAGKPLASNPRINKIAFTGETTTGRLIMQYASQNLIPVTLELGGKSPNIFFEDVMAEDDAFLDKAVEGFVMFALNQGEVCTCPSRALIQESIYDKFMERALERVKAIKTGNPLDPTVMMGAQASTEQLEKILSYLDIGKQEGAECLTGGEQNKLEGDLAEGYYVQPTVFKGHNKMRIFQEEIFGPVVAVTTFKDKEEALEIANDTLYGLGSGVWTRDMNTAYRFGRGIQAGRVWTNCYHAYPAHSAFGGYKASGIGRENHLQMLAHYQQTKNMLVSYDESKQGFF; this is encoded by the coding sequence ATGGTACAAGCTTCAGAAAATCTAGTTTACGCAAATCCAAATACAGAAGGTTCAAAGGTTCAGTTCAAAGAACGCTATGAAAATTTCATTGGCGGCAAGTGGACGGCGCCAGTCAAAGGTCAGTATTTCGATAATTCAACACCAGTGACAGGTAAAGTGTTTACTCAGGTAGCGAGATCTACAGAAGAAGACATTGAACTAGCTCTGGATGCAGCTCATGCAGCAAAAGACGCGTGGGGAAAAACATCAGTCACTGAACGTTCAAATATTTTGCTAAAAATTGCAGATCGTATTGAAGAGAACTTAGAAATGCTTGCTGTAGCTGAAACATGGGATAACGGAAAAGCCGTTCGTGAAACATTGAATGCCGATCTTCCGCTAGCAGTTGACCATTTCAGATACTTTGCTTCTGCAATTCGCGCGCAAGAAGGCGGAGTCAGTCAAATCGATAACGACACAGTAGCTTATCACTTCCATGAGCCACTAGGAGTCGTAGGTCAGATCATTCCTTGGAACTTCCCTATTCTAATGGCAGTATGGAAACTTGCTCCGGCATTAGCGGCAGGAAATTGTGTCGTGCTAAAACCGGCTGAACAAACGCCTGCATCTATTTTGGTATTGGTTGAATTAATCGAAGACTTACTGCCGGCAGGTGTGCTGAACGTAGTCAACGGTTTCGGACTAGAAGCAGGAAAGCCATTAGCTTCCAATCCACGTATCAATAAGATTGCATTCACAGGGGAGACGACAACAGGCCGTCTGATCATGCAGTATGCTTCTCAAAACTTGATTCCGGTTACTTTGGAATTGGGCGGAAAATCCCCGAACATTTTCTTCGAAGATGTAATGGCGGAAGATGATGCATTCCTTGATAAAGCAGTTGAAGGTTTCGTAATGTTCGCATTAAACCAAGGAGAGGTCTGTACATGCCCATCTCGTGCGTTGATTCAGGAATCCATTTACGATAAGTTCATGGAACGTGCACTTGAGCGTGTTAAAGCGATCAAGACAGGAAATCCATTAGATCCAACGGTCATGATGGGTGCCCAGGCATCGACTGAGCAACTAGAGAAGATTCTTTCTTACCTAGATATCGGAAAGCAAGAAGGTGCAGAATGTCTAACAGGTGGAGAGCAAAATAAGCTCGAAGGTGATCTTGCAGAAGGTTATTATGTGCAGCCGACTGTATTTAAAGGACATAATAAGATGAGAATCTTCCAAGAAGAAATTTTCGGTCCTGTAGTTGCAGTAACGACGTTTAAAGATAAAGAAGAGGCGCTAGAAATTGCGAACGATACATTGTATGGACTAGGTTCAGGTGTGTGGACGCGTGATATGAATACAGCGTACCGCTTCGGTCGCGGGATTCAGGCAGGACGCGTATGGACGAACTGCTATCATGCATATCCGGCACACTCTGCTTTCGGTGGCTATAAAGCTTCGGGTATCGGCCGTGAAAATCACTTACAGATGCTAGCTCATTATCAGCAGACAAAGAACATGCTAGTTAGCTACGATGAAAGCAAACAAGGATTCTTTTGA
- a CDS encoding spore germination protein, with amino-acid sequence MSIDLDSLQQLFLRSSDIQFQPYTFQSHTVYFITCDSMFDAQLLNEVVIPNVRKLYDDNKESISEQVLCSSLYIPKLQIPKTEKELITLMYTGHVLVYFEELQLVVAGNIESKPNRSPEETRLEVPVKGPRDNFIEDISVNIALIRKRLPTNSLCVEKFELGARSKTSVALMYFDDIASEDTLNQLRTQLGKVNTDIVFSGDALMELVNKKALLFPRSDYTGRPDNAIQSLARGRFVILVDGVTYAVITPISLFLLMKTSEDFEFPSLQSSIQRLLRLGSLLIGLLLPAFWLALTSFHQDQLPIQLLATIVQANIGLPFPSIFEMLLMLGLFELFREAGLRLPTVIGSTIGVVGGLIIGDAAIRAGLTSPAMIVVIATSTIAVYTLVNQSLVTAVSALRVFFILLTGLMGLFGFYVSLFATLLYLSTIHTFGVPYLSISTDIKWKNIKKTLFRLPTEQYNERPDVLHPKDKTRQKGTGE; translated from the coding sequence ATGAGCATTGATCTGGATTCACTACAGCAACTTTTTCTACGTTCTAGTGATATACAGTTCCAGCCCTATACTTTTCAATCACATACAGTCTATTTCATCACATGCGATTCAATGTTCGACGCACAATTATTGAATGAAGTCGTGATTCCAAATGTACGCAAATTATATGATGACAATAAAGAAAGCATAAGTGAGCAAGTTCTTTGCTCTTCTTTATATATACCAAAACTTCAGATTCCAAAAACAGAAAAAGAACTAATTACGCTAATGTATACGGGGCATGTGCTCGTGTATTTTGAAGAGCTCCAATTAGTTGTGGCTGGTAATATTGAAAGTAAACCAAATCGGTCACCTGAAGAAACCCGTTTAGAAGTTCCGGTTAAAGGACCTCGTGATAACTTTATTGAAGATATCTCAGTTAATATTGCACTCATTAGAAAACGCCTTCCAACCAATTCTTTATGCGTGGAAAAGTTCGAATTAGGCGCTCGGTCAAAAACTTCTGTAGCACTTATGTACTTCGATGATATTGCCAGTGAAGATACATTAAACCAATTGCGTACACAGCTAGGCAAAGTGAATACGGATATTGTGTTCAGTGGTGATGCATTGATGGAGTTAGTGAACAAAAAAGCCTTGCTCTTTCCCCGATCTGACTATACGGGACGTCCTGACAATGCAATCCAGTCATTGGCGAGAGGTCGCTTCGTTATTCTAGTGGACGGCGTAACCTACGCCGTCATCACTCCGATCAGCTTGTTTTTATTAATGAAAACTTCCGAGGATTTTGAGTTTCCAAGTCTCCAAAGTTCGATCCAACGATTGCTTCGTCTCGGCAGTTTATTAATTGGTTTACTGTTACCCGCTTTTTGGCTTGCACTCACCTCCTTTCATCAAGATCAGTTACCTATTCAATTATTGGCAACCATCGTACAGGCAAACATAGGTCTACCTTTTCCTTCTATATTTGAAATGTTATTGATGCTCGGCTTATTTGAGTTATTTCGAGAAGCGGGTCTACGTCTGCCAACCGTAATCGGAAGTACGATTGGAGTTGTAGGTGGATTGATTATTGGAGATGCGGCAATACGCGCAGGTTTAACAAGTCCCGCTATGATTGTCGTGATCGCCACTTCTACAATTGCGGTCTATACTTTAGTTAATCAATCACTCGTTACAGCTGTCAGTGCGTTACGCGTATTTTTTATTTTACTTACCGGACTGATGGGTTTATTTGGTTTTTATGTGTCTTTATTTGCTACCCTTTTATATTTATCAACTATCCATACATTCGGGGTCCCTTATTTAAGTATTTCAACAGACATCAAGTGGAAAAATATTAAAAAGACATTGTTCCGCCTACCTACTGAGCAATATAATGAGCGACCTGATGTATTGCATCCAAAGGATAAAACTCGCCAGAAAGGAACGGGAGAATGA
- a CDS encoding DUF779 domain-containing protein, which translates to MPDRVVATEEALALIELLKDKHGPLMFHQSGGCCDGSSPMCYEDGDLIVGNQDVLLGHIGGMPFYMMKSQFEYWKHTQLIIDVVDGRGGMFSLEGVEGKRFLTRSRAFSDEEYKELTS; encoded by the coding sequence ATGCCAGATCGAGTAGTCGCAACAGAAGAAGCATTGGCTCTTATAGAGTTGTTAAAAGATAAGCACGGTCCTCTGATGTTTCATCAGTCCGGGGGTTGCTGTGATGGATCTTCTCCGATGTGTTACGAAGATGGTGATTTAATTGTCGGTAACCAAGACGTATTGCTAGGGCACATCGGTGGTATGCCATTCTATATGATGAAAAGTCAGTTTGAGTATTGGAAACATACACAGCTAATTATTGACGTAGTCGATGGACGTGGTGGAATGTTTTCGCTCGAGGGAGTGGAAGGGAAACGTTTCCTGACTAGATCACGGGCCTTTTCTGACGAAGAATATAAAGAATTAACTTCATGA